In Flavobacterium endoglycinae, one DNA window encodes the following:
- a CDS encoding glycoside hydrolase family 97 protein, producing the protein MNFKSLIFLCLVSFFQLNAQSVVKSPDGKLAVSVSVNDGKAEYTVIYNQKTFIEKSPLGLKTSAGDFSSGLTLEKNVGQNTIKESYQLRNIKKSNGQYTANEAIFSFTKDGKSAFDVIFRVSNNNLGFKYKVYPQKETLSCVVQEEVSSFLLPKGTTTFLCPQSNPMTGYARTAPSYETSYTLDDAVGKNGWGNGYTFPCLFKVNNSGWVLISETGVDSGYCASRLIGHENGLYTIGFPMAGENNGNGTTSPGIPLPGETPWRTITVGETLAPIVETTIPFDLVKPKYQASKEYQYTKGTWSWIMKMDSNTTFPVQKQYIDFSALMGYETILIDALWDTQIGRDKIAELAAYGTQKGVGLYLWYNSNGYWNDAPQGPKGLMDNAGMRRKEMAWMKSIGIKGIKVDFFGGDKQVTMKLYEDILTDANDFGIMVIFHGCTLPRGWERMYPNFASSEAVLASENLHFGQQSCDNEAVNAATHTFIRNTVGSMDFGGSALNKFYNSDNIPNKGSKRMTSDVFAIAASVLFQSGVQHFALAPNNLSDAPDWAVKFMKEVPTIWDEVRFLEGYPGKYVILARRKGSKWYIAGINAENKVLKTKLKLGMLDSNTAVNCYTDDNQLNGRVTTFKINKNKEVEINIPHNGGILITN; encoded by the coding sequence ATGAATTTTAAAAGTTTAATTTTTTTATGTTTAGTCAGTTTCTTTCAGCTAAACGCCCAATCCGTAGTAAAAAGCCCCGACGGGAAACTTGCCGTATCGGTTTCAGTAAATGACGGAAAAGCTGAATATACTGTCATTTATAATCAAAAAACTTTCATCGAGAAATCTCCTCTTGGTTTAAAAACAAGCGCAGGAGATTTTAGTTCTGGATTGACGTTAGAAAAAAATGTCGGCCAGAATACAATCAAGGAATCCTATCAGCTGCGCAACATAAAAAAAAGTAACGGTCAGTATACCGCAAATGAAGCCATTTTTTCGTTTACCAAAGATGGCAAATCTGCTTTTGATGTCATATTTAGAGTAAGCAATAATAATCTGGGATTTAAATATAAAGTATATCCGCAGAAAGAAACCCTTTCTTGTGTGGTTCAGGAAGAAGTTTCAAGTTTTTTGCTGCCTAAAGGAACTACTACATTTTTGTGTCCGCAGAGTAATCCAATGACAGGATATGCCCGAACAGCTCCTAGTTACGAAACCTCATACACTCTTGATGATGCAGTTGGAAAAAACGGATGGGGAAATGGCTATACATTTCCATGTTTGTTTAAAGTAAATAACAGCGGATGGGTTTTAATTTCTGAAACAGGCGTAGACAGCGGATATTGTGCCAGCCGATTAATAGGCCATGAAAACGGATTGTATACCATTGGATTTCCAATGGCGGGAGAAAACAACGGAAACGGAACAACTTCACCTGGAATTCCGCTTCCAGGAGAAACTCCATGGAGGACAATTACCGTTGGAGAAACATTAGCGCCAATAGTGGAAACTACTATTCCATTTGATTTAGTTAAGCCAAAATACCAAGCTTCAAAAGAATATCAATACACAAAAGGCACTTGGAGCTGGATTATGAAAATGGATAGCAATACCACTTTCCCAGTACAAAAGCAGTATATTGATTTTAGTGCTTTAATGGGATATGAAACCATTTTAATTGATGCACTTTGGGATACGCAGATAGGTCGTGATAAAATAGCCGAATTAGCCGCATATGGTACGCAGAAAGGTGTTGGACTTTATTTATGGTACAATTCAAATGGATATTGGAATGACGCTCCGCAGGGACCAAAAGGATTAATGGATAATGCAGGCATGCGACGCAAAGAAATGGCATGGATGAAAAGCATTGGAATAAAAGGTATTAAAGTTGATTTTTTTGGTGGAGACAAGCAGGTTACCATGAAATTGTATGAAGATATTTTAACCGATGCCAATGATTTCGGAATAATGGTTATTTTTCACGGCTGCACGCTGCCTCGTGGCTGGGAACGTATGTATCCAAACTTTGCATCTAGTGAAGCAGTTCTAGCAAGCGAAAATTTACATTTTGGACAGCAAAGCTGTGATAACGAAGCGGTAAATGCGGCAACTCACACTTTTATTAGAAACACGGTAGGAAGCATGGATTTTGGAGGAAGTGCTTTAAATAAATTCTACAACAGCGATAATATTCCAAATAAAGGTTCAAAAAGAATGACTTCTGATGTATTCGCAATAGCGGCTTCAGTTCTTTTTCAAAGCGGCGTACAGCATTTTGCCTTAGCACCAAACAATCTATCAGATGCTCCTGATTGGGCTGTAAAATTTATGAAAGAGGTACCAACAATATGGGATGAGGTTCGATTTTTAGAAGGCTATCCGGGCAAATATGTAATACTAGCGAGAAGAAAAGGTTCCAAATGGTACATTGCGGGAATTAATGCTGAAAATAAAGTATTGAAAACAAAATTAAAATTAGGAATGCTGGATTCTAATACAGCAGTAAATTGTTATACAGACGACAATCAGCTAAACGGGAGAGTAACCACTTTTAAAATAAATAAAAACAAAGAAGTGGAAATCAATATACCTCATAATGGAGGAATATTGATAACAAATTAA
- a CDS encoding glycoside hydrolase family 43 protein produces MYFIKKRFLAVLIIPIFGFAQNPIVQTSYTADPAPMVYHNKLYLYTSHDEENSTWFTMNDWKLYTTEDMVNWTDHGAILSYKDFSWAKMNAWAIQCIERKGKFYLYAPITDNQGKNGIGVAVSDSPYGPFIDPLGKPLVQNSSADIDPTVFIDDDNQAYLLWGNPVCHYVKLNEDMISYSDEIQIFPNTVEAFGKRVGKEDPRRPTTYEEGPWLYKRNKWYYLFFAAGPISEHIGYSTSKSPLGPWKYQGVVMPTQGESFTNHPGVVDFKGKTYFFYHNGALPGGSGFTRSVAVEELQFNSDGKVKEINMTEGIKKGIAAFNPYVKSEAETIAWSKDVKSMQNKEVGVFITAMKNNAYTKVRDVDFRESGASKFTARVGTTHNGNVSMEIRLDSLDGELIGTVEVPMTGGNDRWALVTTNVKKTSGVHDLFFIYKGKAAENIMYFDYWMFSK; encoded by the coding sequence ATGTATTTCATAAAAAAAAGATTTTTAGCAGTATTGATAATTCCTATATTTGGTTTTGCTCAAAACCCTATTGTACAGACCAGTTATACTGCAGATCCAGCTCCAATGGTGTACCATAACAAACTGTATTTATATACATCGCACGACGAAGAAAACTCTACATGGTTTACCATGAACGATTGGAAATTGTATACCACAGAAGATATGGTCAACTGGACCGATCACGGTGCCATATTATCCTATAAAGATTTTAGCTGGGCTAAAATGAATGCTTGGGCAATCCAATGCATCGAAAGAAAAGGCAAGTTTTATTTGTACGCACCAATTACCGATAATCAAGGTAAAAACGGCATTGGCGTAGCAGTATCCGACAGTCCTTACGGCCCTTTTATAGATCCGTTAGGAAAACCATTAGTGCAAAACAGCAGCGCCGATATTGACCCAACAGTTTTTATTGATGACGATAATCAAGCCTATTTATTATGGGGTAATCCCGTTTGCCATTATGTGAAATTAAATGAAGACATGATTTCTTATAGTGATGAAATTCAGATATTTCCCAACACAGTAGAAGCATTTGGAAAACGCGTAGGAAAAGAAGATCCACGCAGACCCACTACTTACGAAGAAGGGCCATGGCTCTATAAAAGGAATAAATGGTATTACCTGTTTTTTGCGGCAGGTCCTATTTCGGAACATATTGGCTATTCGACAAGTAAAAGTCCGCTGGGTCCATGGAAATATCAGGGCGTTGTAATGCCAACTCAAGGAGAGAGTTTTACGAATCATCCTGGTGTAGTAGATTTTAAAGGGAAAACCTATTTCTTTTACCATAATGGCGCATTGCCCGGCGGAAGTGGTTTTACAAGATCTGTAGCTGTAGAAGAACTCCAGTTTAATTCGGATGGAAAAGTCAAGGAAATCAATATGACTGAGGGAATCAAAAAAGGAATCGCTGCTTTTAATCCGTATGTGAAGTCAGAAGCAGAAACTATAGCTTGGTCAAAAGACGTAAAGTCAATGCAGAATAAAGAAGTTGGTGTATTCATTACTGCCATGAAAAATAATGCCTATACAAAAGTACGAGATGTTGATTTTCGCGAATCGGGTGCTTCAAAATTTACTGCCCGTGTAGGTACTACACATAACGGGAATGTATCTATGGAAATACGATTGGACAGCCTTGATGGTGAATTAATTGGAACTGTAGAAGTTCCTATGACAGGAGGAAACGACAGATGGGCTCTGGTTACAACCAATGTCAAAAAAACTTCAGGAGTGCATGATCTCTTTTTTATATACAAAGGAAAAGCTGCTGAAAATATTATGTATTTTGATTATTGGATGTTTTCGAAATAA
- the xyl3A gene encoding xylan 1,4-beta-xylosidase codes for MKIRYWFVISLFSAGSVNAQLLPYKNPSLSSSDRAKDLISRLTLEEKAALMCDQSDAVPRLGIKKFNWWSEALHGYANNDNVTVFPEPIGMAASFDDQLLYRIFDAVSDEARAKYNQWIKDGNENKRFLSLSVWTPNVNIFRDPRWGRGQETYGEDPYLTSRMGVSVVKGLQGPADAKYRKLLACAKHFAVHSGPEWSRHELNLNNVNPRELYETYLPAFKALVQEADVREVMCAYQRLDDEPCCSNTRLLQRILREEWGYKYMVVSDCGAVTDFYTTHKVSSDAVHAASKAVLAGTDVECVWENYPFKNLPEAVEKDLIKEADINKSLQRVLEGRFELGEMDDDAIVPWAQIPASVLNSKEHQQLALEMAQKSMTLLQNKNNILPLSKTSKKIAVIGPNAANEPMLWGNYNGTPVKTITIKEGIESKTGQNKIFYDKACDLVEDKVNQSYFDQIFFEGKKGMKATYWNNPNREGNSVISTQITNPIKMTTAGQHEFASGVKLEGFSAKYETEFTAKTTDTLVFKTGATGFFELWVNGKSIAKYTNWRTVPANIPFSVEAGKTYKIEIDFAQSNNWQANLEFDFGKEFDINFASLIQKLKGIDTVVFVGGLSTLLEGEEMPVSYPGFKGGDRTNIELPAVQRKCLNALKEAGKKVVFVNCSGSAIALTPETSSCDAILQAWYPGQSGGQAVADVLFGDYNPSGKLPVSFYKNSEILGDFENYSMKGRTYRYTTDVLFPFGFGLSYSKFIVGTGKLSKSKIKADENIQLHIPLQNASKRDGTEIIQVYVKKANDTDGPLKTLKAFQRVAVKAGNKENVVIDLPASSFEFYDAATMGLKVTSGEYEVYYGTSSASKDLKMLKVVVQ; via the coding sequence ATGAAAATAAGATATTGGTTTGTCATAAGTTTGTTTTCGGCAGGTAGCGTCAATGCGCAGCTGCTGCCGTATAAGAATCCGTCGCTAAGTTCTTCTGATCGCGCAAAAGATTTAATTTCAAGATTAACGCTCGAAGAAAAAGCAGCGCTAATGTGCGATCAGTCTGATGCTGTTCCCAGACTTGGCATTAAAAAATTTAATTGGTGGAGCGAAGCCTTACACGGTTATGCAAACAATGATAATGTGACTGTTTTTCCTGAACCTATAGGAATGGCAGCCTCATTTGATGACCAATTGCTCTATCGCATTTTTGATGCGGTTTCTGACGAAGCAAGAGCCAAATACAACCAATGGATTAAAGATGGAAACGAAAACAAACGTTTTTTAAGTCTATCGGTATGGACGCCAAATGTCAATATTTTTAGAGATCCAAGATGGGGACGCGGACAGGAAACCTATGGTGAAGATCCTTATCTGACCTCCAGAATGGGAGTGTCGGTTGTAAAAGGATTGCAAGGTCCTGCAGATGCCAAATACCGCAAACTTTTGGCTTGTGCGAAACATTTTGCCGTGCACTCTGGTCCTGAATGGAGCAGACACGAATTGAATTTGAATAATGTAAATCCGCGTGAATTGTACGAAACCTATCTGCCTGCGTTCAAAGCATTGGTACAGGAAGCCGACGTGCGCGAAGTAATGTGTGCCTATCAGCGTCTGGACGATGAGCCTTGCTGCAGCAATACCCGATTATTGCAGCGCATTCTTAGAGAGGAGTGGGGATATAAATATATGGTCGTTTCAGACTGTGGCGCCGTAACCGATTTTTATACCACGCACAAAGTTTCGTCAGATGCGGTGCATGCCGCTTCTAAAGCCGTTTTAGCAGGAACAGATGTAGAATGTGTTTGGGAAAATTATCCTTTTAAAAATCTTCCCGAAGCTGTTGAAAAAGATTTGATTAAAGAAGCAGACATCAACAAAAGTTTGCAGCGCGTCTTAGAAGGCCGTTTTGAATTGGGAGAAATGGATGACGATGCCATAGTGCCATGGGCTCAGATTCCAGCCTCAGTGCTTAATAGTAAAGAGCATCAGCAGCTAGCTTTAGAAATGGCTCAGAAATCAATGACATTGCTGCAAAACAAAAACAATATTCTTCCATTGTCCAAAACATCAAAAAAAATCGCAGTAATCGGACCAAATGCTGCCAACGAACCGATGTTATGGGGAAATTATAATGGAACGCCAGTTAAAACAATTACAATCAAAGAAGGAATAGAATCCAAAACAGGACAGAATAAAATCTTTTATGATAAAGCCTGCGATCTGGTAGAAGATAAAGTCAACCAAAGCTATTTTGATCAGATTTTTTTTGAAGGCAAAAAAGGAATGAAAGCCACGTATTGGAACAATCCTAATAGAGAAGGAAACAGCGTTATTTCAACTCAAATTACCAATCCGATAAAAATGACAACAGCCGGACAGCATGAATTTGCTTCTGGAGTTAAATTGGAAGGCTTTTCTGCAAAATACGAAACGGAGTTTACCGCAAAAACAACAGATACGCTTGTTTTTAAAACGGGTGCAACAGGATTTTTTGAATTGTGGGTTAATGGAAAATCTATTGCAAAATATACAAACTGGAGAACAGTTCCTGCCAATATTCCGTTTTCGGTAGAAGCTGGAAAAACCTATAAAATTGAAATTGATTTTGCACAGTCAAACAACTGGCAAGCGAATCTGGAGTTTGATTTTGGGAAAGAATTTGACATCAACTTTGCTTCTTTAATCCAAAAGTTAAAAGGCATTGATACTGTGGTGTTTGTTGGAGGACTTTCTACTTTGCTTGAAGGAGAAGAAATGCCGGTTTCTTATCCTGGTTTTAAAGGAGGAGACAGAACCAATATAGAATTGCCAGCCGTACAGAGAAAATGTTTAAATGCATTAAAAGAAGCAGGAAAAAAAGTAGTTTTTGTAAACTGTTCGGGTTCTGCAATTGCTTTAACGCCAGAAACATCAAGCTGCGATGCTATTTTACAAGCATGGTATCCGGGACAATCTGGAGGACAAGCCGTAGCCGATGTACTTTTTGGAGATTATAACCCATCTGGAAAATTACCGGTTTCCTTTTATAAAAATTCGGAAATATTAGGCGATTTTGAAAACTATTCGATGAAAGGACGCACTTACAGATATACTACCGATGTATTATTTCCTTTTGGTTTCGGATTAAGCTATTCTAAATTTATCGTGGGTACAGGAAAATTGAGTAAAAGCAAAATAAAAGCAGATGAAAACATTCAATTGCATATTCCGTTGCAAAATGCGAGTAAACGCGACGGAACCGAGATTATTCAGGTATATGTTAAAAAAGCAAATGATACCGATGGACCTTTAAAAACATTAAAAGCTTTTCAGCGTGTTGCTGTAAAAGCAGGAAATAAGGAAAATGTGGTTATAGACTTGCCTGCTTCTTCATTTGAATTTTATGATGCAGCAACGATGGGACTGAAAGTAACTTCTGGAGAATATGAAGTGTATTATGGTACTAGTTCGGCATCAAAAGACCTTAAAATGCTTAAAGTTGTCGTGCAGTAA
- a CDS encoding glycoside hydrolase family 43 protein: protein MKTKDFIYTVLAIGLTILTSQAQKDKAQNPIIFADVPDLSIIRVEDAYYMSSTTMHMNPGVPIMKSSDLVNWRLVNYAYQTLEDKDDRLNLDNGKNDYGRGSWASSLRYHNGMYYVSTFSGTTGKTYIFSTKDIEKGPWKKIVLNNSYHDHSLFFDDNSKVYLVWGGGKLQIVELKEDLSAVKEETKKVLIENANAPAQSEIMLPAEGSQLFKIKGKYYLFNICWPKNGMRTVIIHRADAIEGPWEGKIGLQDLGVAQGGLIDTPDGRWFSYLFRDAGGVGRIPYLVPVKWENGWPILGENGKVPQYLDLPANKSLILGIVNSDEFTRKNGENDLPLVWQWNHNPDNVSWSVKERKGYLRLKTSRIDSSFTQIKNILTQRTFGPVCFGTTMLELSNLKEGDFAGLSLLQKDFGLVGVRMEQGAKKIIMVEAEKGNPKEIESVLLNQNKIYFKAECNFKNQADQGRFYYSLDGKKWIAIGKPIKMPYTIPHFMGYRFGLFNYATKTAGGFADFDYFRLEDKISEAN, encoded by the coding sequence ATGAAAACAAAAGATTTTATATATACGGTTCTGGCGATTGGCTTAACTATCTTGACAAGTCAGGCTCAAAAAGATAAAGCTCAGAATCCTATTATTTTTGCAGATGTTCCTGATTTATCGATAATCAGAGTGGAGGACGCATATTATATGAGCAGTACAACCATGCACATGAATCCCGGAGTTCCGATTATGAAATCTAGCGACTTAGTCAATTGGCGTCTGGTTAATTATGCGTACCAAACTTTAGAAGACAAAGATGACCGGCTGAATTTAGATAACGGAAAAAATGATTACGGAAGAGGTTCTTGGGCGAGCAGTCTGCGCTATCATAACGGAATGTATTATGTGAGCACTTTTTCGGGAACAACAGGCAAAACCTATATTTTTTCTACAAAAGATATTGAAAAAGGTCCTTGGAAAAAGATTGTTTTAAACAATTCTTATCACGATCACTCTCTCTTTTTTGATGATAATAGCAAAGTCTATCTGGTTTGGGGAGGCGGAAAACTTCAAATAGTCGAATTAAAAGAGGATTTGTCAGCAGTAAAAGAAGAAACCAAGAAAGTTTTAATAGAAAATGCCAATGCGCCTGCGCAAAGCGAGATTATGCTTCCGGCAGAAGGATCGCAGCTTTTTAAAATTAAGGGAAAATATTATCTGTTTAATATCTGCTGGCCCAAAAATGGCATGCGTACCGTAATTATACACAGAGCAGATGCTATTGAAGGGCCTTGGGAAGGGAAGATCGGACTGCAGGATTTGGGCGTTGCGCAGGGCGGACTTATCGATACTCCAGATGGCAGATGGTTTTCGTATTTGTTTAGAGATGCTGGAGGCGTAGGGCGTATTCCGTATCTAGTTCCTGTAAAATGGGAAAACGGCTGGCCAATCTTGGGAGAAAATGGTAAAGTGCCGCAATATCTAGACCTTCCGGCCAATAAAAGCCTAATTCTAGGAATTGTAAATTCTGATGAATTTACACGTAAAAATGGAGAAAATGATCTGCCGTTGGTTTGGCAATGGAATCATAATCCAGATAATGTCTCTTGGTCGGTTAAAGAAAGAAAAGGCTATTTGAGACTAAAAACATCTAGAATTGACAGCAGTTTTACGCAGATAAAAAACATTTTGACTCAGAGAACTTTTGGTCCAGTATGTTTTGGAACTACTATGCTGGAGCTTTCTAATCTGAAAGAAGGAGATTTTGCCGGTCTTTCGCTGCTGCAAAAAGATTTTGGTTTGGTTGGAGTAAGAATGGAGCAAGGGGCAAAAAAAATAATCATGGTAGAGGCCGAAAAAGGAAATCCGAAAGAAATAGAAAGTGTTTTATTAAATCAGAACAAAATATATTTTAAAGCCGAATGCAATTTTAAAAACCAAGCCGATCAAGGAAGATTCTACTACAGTTTAGACGGAAAAAAATGGATTGCTATAGGAAAACCAATTAAGATGCCCTATACCATTCCGCATTTTATGGGTTACCGATTTGGCTTGTTTAATTACGCTACCAAAACGGCAGGAGGTTTTGCTGATTTTGATTATTTCCGTTTGGAGGATAAAATTTCAGAAGCGAATTAA
- a CDS encoding glycoside hydrolase family 127 protein — MKNKILFCLFALFIGTKISAQMQLFDLTEVRLKEGPFKNAQDVDLKYILALDPDKLLASYLLESGLPPKADRYGNWESIGLDGHIGGHYLSALSMMYASTGNAELKNRLDYMLSELARCQDKNGNGYVGGIPQGKVFWDRIHKGDIDGSSFGLNNTWVPIYNIHKLFAGLIDAYHYTGSEKAKEIVIKLGDWFIELIRPLSDEQIQKVLATEHGGINESFADLYIITKNKKYLGTAEKLSHKAFLNPLLQKEDKLTGLHANTQIPKVVGFEKIAVLSDNKQWSDAVEYFWDNVTQKRTVAFGGNSVSEHFNPTNDFSGMVKSNEGPETCNSYNMERLAKALFLDKNDVHYLDFYERTLYNHILSSQHPEKGGFVYFTPIRPNHYRVYSQPQTSMWCCVGIGLENHTKYGELIYSHSKNDLFVNLFIPSVLKWEENGIELEQNTKFPYENQTELVLKLKKAKTFALNIRYPKWAESFEIFINGKEQKITSKSSEYVAILRKWKSGDKIAMKFQTTLHLENLPDGSNWSAFVKGPIVLAAKTSTEGLDGLYADDSRMGHVAKGKFMPLDEAYALVGEKADYISKLKETGNLRYSLDSLELEPFFEVHDARYQMYFQTYSKEEYKEKQELLKQQEKEAMALEAKTIDKINCGEQQPEVDHLYKGEKSNSGYEDGKFWRNTRSYISYQMLNKNKKGQFLQIIVLDEFNSNNSTILINEKPALIIASDKKTIKIKIENSEVLNIKIVAKEGKTSPKFAQLRIVTD; from the coding sequence ATGAAAAACAAAATTTTGTTTTGCCTATTCGCCTTATTCATCGGAACTAAAATATCAGCCCAAATGCAGTTATTTGATTTAACCGAAGTAAGACTAAAAGAGGGGCCATTTAAAAATGCACAAGATGTAGATCTTAAGTACATTTTAGCATTAGATCCAGATAAACTTTTAGCGTCCTATTTATTAGAATCAGGGCTTCCGCCGAAAGCAGATCGTTACGGAAATTGGGAAAGCATAGGATTGGACGGCCATATTGGCGGCCATTATCTTTCGGCCTTATCCATGATGTATGCCTCGACAGGAAATGCAGAACTTAAAAATAGGTTAGATTATATGCTTTCAGAACTGGCGCGCTGTCAGGATAAAAATGGCAATGGTTACGTTGGAGGCATTCCGCAAGGCAAAGTTTTTTGGGATCGAATCCATAAAGGAGATATCGACGGAAGCAGTTTCGGATTGAACAATACTTGGGTGCCAATCTATAACATTCACAAACTTTTTGCAGGGCTTATTGATGCGTACCACTATACGGGAAGCGAGAAAGCCAAAGAGATCGTAATCAAACTAGGAGATTGGTTTATAGAATTAATCCGTCCGCTTTCAGATGAGCAAATCCAGAAAGTTTTAGCAACAGAACATGGTGGCATCAATGAATCTTTTGCCGATTTGTATATCATTACCAAAAACAAAAAATACCTTGGAACGGCGGAGAAATTATCGCATAAAGCATTTTTAAATCCGTTGTTGCAAAAAGAAGATAAACTGACGGGTTTGCATGCCAATACGCAGATTCCTAAAGTGGTTGGCTTTGAGAAAATTGCGGTTCTTTCGGATAATAAACAATGGTCGGATGCCGTAGAATATTTTTGGGATAATGTGACCCAAAAAAGAACCGTTGCATTTGGCGGAAATAGCGTTTCGGAACATTTTAATCCGACAAACGATTTCAGCGGAATGGTGAAATCAAATGAAGGTCCAGAAACCTGCAATTCGTACAATATGGAACGCCTTGCCAAAGCTTTGTTTCTCGATAAAAACGATGTGCATTATCTGGATTTTTACGAGCGCACACTTTACAATCATATCCTTTCGAGCCAACATCCCGAAAAAGGAGGTTTTGTTTATTTTACGCCTATTCGTCCCAATCATTATCGCGTGTATTCGCAGCCTCAAACCAGCATGTGGTGCTGTGTAGGAATTGGACTTGAAAATCATACCAAATATGGCGAATTGATTTACAGCCATTCAAAAAATGATCTTTTTGTAAATCTTTTTATTCCGTCGGTTTTAAAATGGGAAGAAAATGGGATAGAACTAGAACAAAATACAAAATTTCCGTATGAAAATCAGACCGAATTAGTTTTAAAACTTAAAAAAGCAAAAACCTTTGCTTTGAATATCCGTTACCCAAAATGGGCCGAAAGTTTTGAAATATTCATTAACGGAAAAGAACAAAAAATAACCTCTAAATCGTCTGAATATGTTGCGATTTTAAGAAAATGGAAATCGGGAGATAAAATAGCAATGAAATTTCAAACAACGCTGCATTTAGAAAATCTGCCAGACGGATCTAATTGGAGTGCATTTGTAAAAGGGCCAATTGTACTGGCAGCCAAAACTTCAACAGAAGGATTAGATGGTCTGTATGCAGATGACAGCCGAATGGGACATGTGGCGAAAGGAAAATTTATGCCGCTTGATGAAGCTTATGCATTGGTTGGAGAAAAAGCAGATTATATCTCGAAACTCAAAGAAACAGGAAATTTAAGATATAGCTTGGATTCATTAGAATTAGAACCTTTTTTTGAAGTGCACGATGCCCGTTATCAAATGTATTTTCAAACCTACTCTAAAGAAGAATATAAGGAAAAGCAGGAATTGCTGAAGCAGCAGGAAAAAGAAGCTATGGCTTTAGAAGCCAAAACAATAGATAAAATAAATTGTGGGGAGCAGCAGCCAGAAGTAGATCATTTGTATAAAGGAGAAAAAAGCAATTCGGGTTACGAGGACGGAAAGTTTTGGCGCAATACCCGTTCTTATATTTCGTATCAAATGCTGAATAAAAACAAAAAAGGCCAGTTTTTGCAGATCATTGTTTTGGATGAATTCAACAGCAATAATAGTACGATTTTGATTAATGAAAAACCAGCACTAATAATCGCTTCTGATAAAAAAACAATCAAAATAAAAATAGAAAATAGCGAAGTGCTGAACATTAAAATTGTAGCAAAAGAAGGGAAAACCAGTCCAAAGTTTGCTCAACTTAGAATTGTAACGGATTAA